The DNA region CTCGATTTCCCAGATCTAACCGCGATTCCACAACAAAGCACATATGCGGCAGTACCAATatcttttcttgttgacagCGTCATGACTTTCAACATGAGTTTAGATTCTTTTAAGCTTGGTGCTACTCACGACAAGTTTCTGGAAGTGTTCTATTACGATTGTTTGGATTCTGTTGCGCcgttttttcaaaatcaaggtAACCCGCTTCGAGACATATTGCTTTCCTTCGCTAGAGGAGAATCTTACCTTCTATCGGCTATTCTCGCAGTTGGCGCTTCCATCTCTCATAGAAAGTCTAATAAcgttgaagatgaaaaaagCTATTGCGCCTACCTCTCGCATTGTCTCGGGCTTTTGACGGAAcagttcaaagaagaaagcaacGTTTTCAATAAAATCGAGCCTATTATTCTAACGGTGTTAATGTTGACTTGGGATTGTATCTATACTATGAACAGCCAGTGGCGGTCACATCTTAAGGGGGTTacagagcttttcaagaagattAATTCAGGAAGCTCTTCCAAAGTCCTGAATGTTGCCAAATGCTGGTTCAAAGTTATCGAAACATTCGCAAGTATCAGCACAGTACTTGGAGGTGCATTGGTCGATGAAACTGATTTGGACGTCATCTTCGACCCTTATGATTACCAGTACATTGACTCTTTAAAGTTCCTAAACATCATGACGCCTTTGAATGAGTTTAACCTACTAAGGGGGCATAAGGAAGACTTCGACTTGGTAATAAAAGAGGTTTTCAAGGCCCTAAATGTTATCCGGCACTCGGAAAAGAAGTATTTTTCAGAGCAGGAGGGGATCTTTGATAAGAACTTGGACTATCTGCTGTGGTCAAACCCTAATACGGATACATTCAAGCAACAGCTGTCATATTTcaagattcaaaaaattcttgtCGAGATCGATAGGCAGTCAGAATATGTTTTTATTGACAAAAGTGGGGTCATTCCAACAACAAGTCCTTCACACCCAAAGAACAGCAAGATCATGGATAACGCTATTGATTTGGTTAAATTACACAGTGGAGAAGAAATCGCAATAAGCTGGTATGACATTTCTCATCAGACGCAAGTGCTGTCCTTCTTGTTAATTGTTCTTCTCAAGCTGCTTGGGATTCCAAAAGAGTCTATTGCTATCCAACAGGTCGTTCAAAAGATaacaagcttctttggctttcttgACAGTGAAAATCCTCCTCAGAATTTGCGAACGTGTTATTGTAATTTTGCGATCTTGATTGCTGGTCTGAATGCTATAGATGAAAACACAAGAAAAGTCATAAAAAGTTATTACAAGCTAAATGGTGGTCGATTCCAAAGGCTGACGGAACATAACTTGAATAGGTTGGAGAAAGTGTGGTACGGAAATGAGAAAACCTACAAGCTAGAAGACCAAGACGTTTTGACGTGGTAGGTAGGTAACAATATAATTTGGGataatttcaaaaatttttaataAGTTGAAATTCGGATTCAACCCACAGTCATCAGGCCTAGTATAGAGTCGATAACTTGGGCTGCTACGATGGACGTAATGTCACCGTTTGTATCGAACGCGGGGCTAACTTCGACAACGTCAGCTCCAACGACGTTAAGACCTTCCAAGCCATCAAGAACGGTGAGCAATTCTCTTGATGTGAGTCCACCAGGCTCTGGTGTTCCAGTTCCTGGCGCCACAGAAAGGTCAAGCACGTCAATGTCAACAGTTATGTAAACAGGTAGGTCCCCGACGCGCTGCTTGATCTGGCTTACAATCTCTTGGAAACCTAGAATGTCAAAGTCGCGGGCCACAATTTTTTGGAATCCGCACTCCCTATCGTGCTTGTCATCTGTGGGCGCAATGAAAGGTGCTCTTATACCAACATGCATGGACTTGTCACGAGCAATGTAGCCTCGCTCGTGAGCGAAATGCAGGAATGTCCCATGATTGAtgctttgagtttttgtaATTCCGCCGCCCAGAACCTTAGGGTCCCAGGTGTCAATGTGAGAATCAAAATGGACTACCGCCAAAGGCCCATTATGCTCAGAAGCTGCCTTCAGTGCCATAAGTGTGACAGTGTGGTCCCCGCCAAGCGTTATCACTTTAGGAGCTTTTAGGTCACTCTTCAGCGTAGTCTTGTTGTAGATGGCCCTTTGCCCTCTATACAACTGATTTAGCGCGATTCTGTTATCATAAGGCGTCATAGGCACATCCCCGCAGTCCACAATCTTATAGCCTGCATTGTAAGGGTCAAGCTTTCTCAGTTTGGATCCGGGAAATCCTCTAACAGGCAGTATTCCACCGCCTAGTCTGCGAGAGCCTTGTCTTACTGCATTTGGGCCAAACCTAGCTCCGGGCCGGTAAGACACCGAGGTGTCAAAGGGAGCACCAACAATTGCGATGTCATAAAGAGGTGATTTGCCGTCCGTGCGAGATCCGAAACACCGCTCAATTGGAACATGCGCAAAGCTAACAATGCCTGCGAAAAGTTCCAAATCATTGCTCAAATCATCATCTGGAAACTCAACAGGATGCTCTTGGTAGAATCCGCACATGGCCTTAAATTCGGGgtcctcgtcttcatcgAGATTGAAGCTACGTTGGCGCACTTCCGCCGCCCCTGAACCATCGTGGCTTGCTAGGACTTCGCCGAAGACTTGATCCAAAAGATCGGTTCTGTGGTTGGAGAAATGCCCCTGGTCAGAGATCACATACGCGAGGGACGAGCCAGCAAGGCTGGTAAGACATCCCACCCAAGTTActttcatttcttgaagggCTCTGGGCTATAAACGACCTaacaagagaaaaagtGTaagaatgaagaggaaaaagGACAGTTGATGTTGAGAAATGTGATTGATAAATACAATGCGGTGGTCTTCAATCCTTCCTCCGCTCCCTTTGAGCATACCGTCCTTGGGCGGCTTTTTATGAGTCATTTTGGACTTTATAGATaagctttcttgaagtAGAAAGTATAGCCGAGCTCAACAATGAGAAACGAAGAATAAGACCCGAGAGGATGCCAGGCTCTCGGGATGGCTGAGAGCAGTTACTCACAAGCCTTCGGGACTACACTGATTTCTTTCAATGGCTAGGCTAATAGAGGAGACACCTCGGCATAATTACGCTTCCATTCCTGGAAGCGCAGCGCCTGAGGAGGTCGAAGTAAGTTACAGAGATGAATTCAGGCAGATCGGGAAAAACGCTCTTCCTCTTATTGTAACGTTCGCGCTACAGACGTCGTTATCGTTCGTTACTGTAGCCTTTGTCGGTAGACTAGGGGCGTTGGAATTAGGCGGTGTATCCTTGGCAAATGTAACTTTCACAGCAACCTCAGCAGTGTTCCAAGGCCTTGCGACTTGCTTAGATACCTTGTGCCCGCAAGCGTTTGGTGCAAAGCAGTATCAGCTAGTCGGTCTTTACTTCCAGCGCGGACTCGCTATCAGTTTGGTGTTTGCCTGTCCAATAGCATTGTTGTGGTGGTACTCTGAACTGATGCTAGGCGCGATGGTAGACGACCAGCGTCTTGTGAAAATCGCAGCGCGATACTTACGAGTGATGGTGACAAGTATTCCTGGCTACGTTACGTTCGAGTGCGGTAAGAAGTACCTGCAGGCACAGAACGATTTCACTACTGCGCAATACATTCTGTTCGTATGTGCCCCTCTCAATGTGTTGCTGAATTACTTGTTCGTGTTCCGATTCGGTCTGGGTTTTGTGGGAGCGCCTATGGCTACTTCGCTTACTTTCACGTTGATGGGCGCTTCTCTGGCCACGTTTATCTGGTGCAAGACTTATAGAGACGGTACTACCAGCTGCTGGAGTCCactcaagaactggaaGCCCATCTTTGCAAACTGGGGTACTATGGTTTCATTGGCGATCCCAGGGATCATCATGATCGAGGCTGAGTTTTTGGCGTTTGAATCACTTACGGTCCTTTCTGCGAAGTTCGGAACTGAGTCCCTTGCGGCACAATCTGTCATTGCGTCTATCCAATCTTTAACGTTTCAAGCGCCATTTTCAGCAGGAGTTGCTGCATCTAACAG from Lachancea thermotolerans CBS 6340 chromosome C complete sequence includes:
- the LYS14 gene encoding Lys14p (similar to uniprot|P40971 Saccharomyces cerevisiae YDR034C LYS14 Transcriptional activator involved in regulation of genes of the lysine biosynthesis pathway requires 2-aminoadipate semialdehyde as co- inducer); the protein is MQSFAKSMVLFNDADGAKEALVSGGSPTSYLSPSSISNESNQGQSVRDSIFTQQLSSERFSGNSYSSGPSSICAERSPAVDGIAGTGSVTPLSSTKNDSPNNLGMGIGTGTPDAESHQGSSATSTLASQPASSNSNGKTVKRKYSRNGCTECKRRRMKCDEGKPTCWQCARLNRECVYIIRTKNRKRRPKSTEASKESAQADALVRESNAPGLTTNPSGGSPFSNTSTDLHSTLHNPLNTSLPVENLSSSMPELPTVIPTNNVNAYDANLLIRNLNDIVNMKLNDSMIHDDLKSMDFSDLDFPDLTAIPQQSTYAAVPISFLVDSVMTFNMSLDSFKLGATHDKFLEVFYYDCLDSVAPFFQNQGNPLRDILLSFARGESYLLSAILAVGASISHRKSNNVEDEKSYCAYLSHCLGLLTEQFKEESNVFNKIEPIILTVLMLTWDCIYTMNSQWRSHLKGVTELFKKINSGSSSKVLNVAKCWFKVIETFASISTVLGGALVDETDLDVIFDPYDYQYIDSLKFLNIMTPLNEFNLLRGHKEDFDLVIKEVFKALNVIRHSEKKYFSEQEGIFDKNLDYLLWSNPNTDTFKQQLSYFKIQKILVEIDRQSEYVFIDKSGVIPTTSPSHPKNSKIMDNAIDLVKLHSGEEIAISWYDISHQTQVLSFLLIVLLKLLGIPKESIAIQQVVQKITSFFGFLDSENPPQNLRTCYCNFAILIAGLNAIDENTRKVIKSYYKLNGGRFQRLTEHNLNRLEKVWYGNEKTYKLEDQDVLTW
- a CDS encoding agmatinase (conserved hypothetical protein): MKVTWVGCLTSLAGSSLAYVISDQGHFSNHRTDLLDQVFGEVLASHDGSGAAEVRQRSFNLDEDEDPEFKAMCGFYQEHPVEFPDDDLSNDLELFAGIVSFAHVPIERCFGSRTDGKSPLYDIAIVGAPFDTSVSYRPGARFGPNAVRQGSRRLGGGILPVRGFPGSKLRKLDPYNAGYKIVDCGDVPMTPYDNRIALNQLYRGQRAIYNKTTLKSDLKAPKVITLGGDHTVTLMALKAASEHNGPLAVVHFDSHIDTWDPKVLGGGITKTQSINHGTFLHFAHERGYIARDKSMHVGIRAPFIAPTDDKHDRECGFQKIVARDFDILGFQEIVSQIKQRVGDLPVYITVDIDVLDLSVAPGTGTPEPGGLTSRELLTVLDGLEGLNVVGADVVEVSPAFDTNGDITSIVAAQVIDSILGLMTVG
- a CDS encoding MATE family efflux transporter (similar to uniprot|Q05497 Saccharomyces cerevisiae YDR338C Hypothetical ORF) translates to MARLIEETPRHNYASIPGSAAPEEVEVSYRDEFRQIGKNALPLIVTFALQTSLSFVTVAFVGRLGALELGGVSLANVTFTATSAVFQGLATCLDTLCPQAFGAKQYQLVGLYFQRGLAISLVFACPIALLWWYSELMLGAMVDDQRLVKIAARYLRVMVTSIPGYVTFECGKKYLQAQNDFTTAQYILFVCAPLNVLLNYLFVFRFGLGFVGAPMATSLTFTLMGASLATFIWCKTYRDGTTSCWSPLKNWKPIFANWGTMVSLAIPGIIMIEAEFLAFESLTVLSAKFGTESLAAQSVIASIQSLTFQAPFSAGVAASNRIAYHIGKSRVRACQVASRATLIYIGFLIGTANLLFLVLGRTIIPSVFSNDEGVIKIASQVLPIIGINQVCDVLNVLSAGILRAQGRQKIGGVLNIIAYYLVGLPMAIFLGFRCKWALQGFWVGLGCGILFLGLSELYCVWKSDWAKIIRNSRRLHKDSPAV